One Dictyostelium discoideum AX4 chromosome 3 chromosome, whole genome shotgun sequence genomic region harbors:
- a CDS encoding hypothetical protein (Group-specific antigen) — translation MMDIKYKGWNKHQPTTGQKLIQKNINHPTLPFREARSITTIKGRDLAWRYLLKALPKHHGENCHSCKEEEWSMHIFFECKSIKQDIDSIYQKWSN, via the coding sequence ATGATGGATATAAAATACAAGGGATGGAACAAACACCAGCCAACAACAGGTCAAAAACTGATTCAAAAGAACATTAATCACCCAACTCTACCATTTAGAGAAGCCAGATCAATAACAACTATCAAAGGAAGAGACTTAGCATGGAGGTATCTACTCAAGGCACTTCCAAAACACCATGGGGAGAATTGCCACTCATGTAAAGAAGAAGAGTGGTCTATGCACATCTTCTTCGAATGCAAATCAATAAAACAGGATATCGACTCAATCTATCAAAAG